Proteins found in one Mytilus edulis chromosome 2, xbMytEdul2.2, whole genome shotgun sequence genomic segment:
- the LOC139513267 gene encoding uncharacterized protein isoform X1, producing MAGIDKMVFLPMFLIYLVGLFSYCNCYEVVGRCIKFGKDEQMYTLIGGDRKCIKENGFTYCREWACHKKCSSFNNWPGICEPCPGDTCADVGQIFDKGDFFKCADNANNCQCSNNNRVKSTRKNASVKEMCLDDLRKAAKP from the exons ATGGCTG gtATAGACAAAATGGTTTTCCTTCCGATGTTTCTTATTTATCTGGTTGGACTATTTAGTTATTGCA ATTGTTACGAAGTAGTAGGAAGATGTATCAAATTTGGAAAAGATGAGCAAATGTACACACTTATTGGAGGAGATCgtaaatgtataaaagaaaatgGTTTCACATACTGTAGAGAATGGGCATGTCATAAGAAATGTTCAAGTTTTAATAATTGGCCTGGAATATGTGAACCGTGCCCAGGAG ATACATGTGCTGATGTTGGACAAATATTTGATAAAGGTGATTTCTTTAAATGTGCTGATAATGCCAACAACTGTCAATGCAGCAATAACAACAGAGTAAAATCGACAAGGAAAAACGCCAGTGTTAAAGAGATGTGTCTTGATGATTTAAGAAAGGCTGCCAAGCCATAA
- the LOC139513267 gene encoding uncharacterized protein isoform X2, with translation MVFLPMFLIYLVGLFSYCNCYEVVGRCIKFGKDEQMYTLIGGDRKCIKENGFTYCREWACHKKCSSFNNWPGICEPCPGDTCADVGQIFDKGDFFKCADNANNCQCSNNNRVKSTRKNASVKEMCLDDLRKAAKP, from the exons ATGGTTTTCCTTCCGATGTTTCTTATTTATCTGGTTGGACTATTTAGTTATTGCA ATTGTTACGAAGTAGTAGGAAGATGTATCAAATTTGGAAAAGATGAGCAAATGTACACACTTATTGGAGGAGATCgtaaatgtataaaagaaaatgGTTTCACATACTGTAGAGAATGGGCATGTCATAAGAAATGTTCAAGTTTTAATAATTGGCCTGGAATATGTGAACCGTGCCCAGGAG ATACATGTGCTGATGTTGGACAAATATTTGATAAAGGTGATTTCTTTAAATGTGCTGATAATGCCAACAACTGTCAATGCAGCAATAACAACAGAGTAAAATCGACAAGGAAAAACGCCAGTGTTAAAGAGATGTGTCTTGATGATTTAAGAAAGGCTGCCAAGCCATAA